tcttcagtctcctggcattgctggggggactttgagagggatttttatacgaagtcaaactgctagaaaagatactaaattaagggaagggacagaagatcccgtggtctctaaggaacagcaagaccccattatgcctgaatctacttctgttgaaatgtctgttaaggatcttgaagataagatatattctgtatcgagtcacttagctaattttgtgaatctgtttatttccaagattaatgcgatggcggaagtcattaatggtgcttttaagcttgaaaccattgaaagatttgaaatgtgtgatcaaggtttagtcgatgtacaggatcaactgcaagatgaaaatggaataattgaaacactgcagatccaaaataaaaatttagcaaaaaaggttgattatttggagaatcaatctagacggaacaacgtgaaaattgttggtttgccagaaggtatagaaggatcagatccaaggaaattttttactgaatggattccacgagtgttaggacaggataaattccctgaaggtttaatactggaacgtgcttatagagttttaagaagaaaatctttttcaggacagaatccaagatctgttttgatccgttgtttaaactattgtgacagagagacaattttacgtacggctattagaaatgcccagcaaaatagatctcctttgatggttcagaataatcctgttttcttctatcaagatttgagtcaagaaattatgtttcaatgacgctaatttaattctgtgaaagaacggttgtggaaaaaaaagacataaggcaacattcaggtattctatggtactgaagattttttaggatggaaattagccaaagttctttgacaatcctaaagaggttatggactttgctcagtctctaccaatcatgcagtttcaggaacgatgtagtccttcaaggtctcaaaagagagtagagatgtaaggtgagatccagttttttaaaagaaatggaagcaatggtgactgaagtggtaacgttgatttaaaaaaataaatcttttatcttttttttgagaagagtttaaataatgatgatagtttaatgaaatgggagttgggagagggaactgggtgggcactagtttccagaagtcatcagctacctgtgagttatctcacacccaatattttgggggagttaccgctttgggtggtttaaacaggaggagatagttgtgacctccgacctgttttttttttctttttaatttttgggttaagaagtgaaggttttttttattattttttaaaaataaatattttttttaactctttttgttttctgattgtaattgagagggaattaggagggttttttttctctccttttttttctctttttctgggggttttttttttctcttttttctttttttaagaggataatgtcacagaagataagtcaaaaattgaggatgttgaattagatgaagaggaagatgaggggaaaggtgataagaagaaaaagaagaaaattaagtacaaatacattgagggagaagagtttaataaaattaagttaatttcgatagagaattttgaagatgttataaatgaagaatatggagaattttataagagtttgaacttttttcttttttttctttttttatataaggggaggggaagggaataaaaagtttatctgattgtttttcaaagggatgtttttgttctctcaatgaattataaaggaaacttggtattaatggaaattctgtatttatgtattattaataatgattttttgtataacagatatgtggttgatatatgattttaatatttgaacttagttttaaagtggattttatttgttaaatacatgtattatgtttgatttaaatatatgtttaagggtattattttagtattgattttttttgttagtaatttttgttgttgttaagttttatcctttttttgtaagtggggttttttctattttatttacaatattgttaattaattcttcactctttattttggggggagggttggactaattttaaattagatgattaatgttgtgttataattattggggagggttaatttgtgtagtttaatgatgtagtattctaatttttattatcttattttttattatttctttaaatgtaatttttattttattcatgtcataaaattttaaataaagtttaaaaaaaacttgaagcTGGATATGGAAACAGGTAACAATGTAGCCATCCTTTCTCCACATTTCTACCCAGTCAATCAGTGCCTTCTCCAGAGCTGGATACAGAGTGTGCTTTCCCCTATGAGCATGTTTGGTCGTGGGCAACTGGGCtatctctgatttctgcttcctCCAAAGCCTGATGTTATGCTCAGCCACGCCGAATTCTCTGGAGGCTTCACAGTTGTTATTGCTTTCTACAAACTTGATCACTTTCAGCCTAAAGGATGCATCATAAGCACTGGATTTTCTCTTCGTTCCAGAAAACATCATGGATAGAAATTAGAGCAACAGCAAAATAAGCATTTCACGTGACCACCtgagtcatgctgctgtctctccaCCCACCAGCCCACCCGATTTGTGATGTAGTTTCTCAcgaccccctctcccctcacccgcctgccCTGCCTCATGAGTCATGCTGCCGACTACTGCATGCCCGCCCTGCCGCATGAGTCACACTGCCGACTGCCGCTTGCCCGGCCGgctgcccgagtcgcgctgctggcTACCGCTTGCTTGCCTGAGCCGCCCTGCGAGttgcataattaaaaaaaaaatattgccccGTGTATAACATGGGGGAAAAAGGGGGTAAATTATtttgcattatacatgaatatttatggtACTTTACAAGGATAAATTAACAACTATAGATTGTATGGCAGTTAACAaacaaatgtgattttaatgaattttttttgtgaattaaaataaaaactaaacagaaagtgagttacaaaatTGAAACTGGAAAAAAGTTATCAAAATCATTAAAATATCTATTTAGCAAAAGGCACTTCAGAATTagataatcagaatcagatttattgtcatggacatgtcaCGAAAATTAGTTATGTGGaaacaaaattgctataaattacagttccaatacaagattttaaaaataaataactattgcaaaaagaaaaaaaagtgaggtagtgtctatatGTTCAGTTTCTGtttggaaatctgatggcaaagggtaagaagctgtttttgtaatgttgggtgtgtATCTTCAGGCTCcctcctgatgacagcagtgagaaaagggcatagcctgggtggtgagggtcctttctTGAGATAATACcttttaaagatgtccttaatggagtgaagtctaatcCCTGTGATTGCACTGGATGAAATTAGAACCCTCTTACCAGTCAGAAAGCTCTCCatgatacatctgtagaaatttgcaaatctttaggagtttcaggagatttggtgtgtcaccaatGAAGTATAATCATGATGTCTTCTTCATTATTGCAACAAAATgatgccccaggatagatcttaagagatgttgacatccaggaatttgtagTTCCTTTCCCTCTTTAATGCTGACCCCTAGATGAGGACTGCTTCATGACCTCCTGTTTTCCCCTTCCAGAAGTCCa
This genomic window from Narcine bancroftii isolate sNarBan1 chromosome 3, sNarBan1.hap1, whole genome shotgun sequence contains:
- the LOC138757649 gene encoding uncharacterized protein, with translation MDPEEDVQSSALKLRFKPVRLSEGRTQQLSEQGAGRVPVFRTVATAGAVAEALTVESAGAPPAGELKSCHSTAIVAALQNASSITTVFPDIDSVKIIKEIWLKDNPDLQSPGIAGGTLRGIFIRSQTARKDTKLREGTEDPVVSKEQQDPIMPESTSVEMSVKDLEDKIYSVSSHLANFVNLFISKINAMAEVINGAFKLETIERFEMCDQGLVDVQDQLQDENGIIETLQIQNKNLAKKVDYLENQSRRNNVKIVGLPEGIEGSDPRKFFTEWIPRVLGQDKFPEGLILERAYRVLRRKSFSGQNPRSVLIRCLNYCDRETILRTAIRNAQQNRSPLMVQNNPVFFYQDLSQEIMFQ